Part of the Engystomops pustulosus chromosome 4, aEngPut4.maternal, whole genome shotgun sequence genome is shown below.
gtgataaatgtggcccaaggtGTGTTCCTCCTTGGAAGGAGCTTCTTCTATCTTTGACCCAACCCGACCGTTTTAAATTGTTTTGGTTGAACCCATGTTACAAGATCATGACTAAGATGCTCTACGTTAAAATGCATTGATGGTGTGTGCATGTTGGTTGCtgtaatgtttttaatattttaataaagaCCTAATTTTCATCTCCCAGTTGTCCTTGTGAGTGCTGAACTActacttgttttctgcatattagTCCAACGTCTGGAGATTGATGCTGCATTCCCTGGAGCTAGGATTTGGAGAAAGCTAATCTGGACTGTTAGGATGAGATGGTGTTCTACATTATGGTGGTGATTCTCAACAGTGGTCCGGTACTGCATCGTCCGGCCAGGGGACACTTTTGGAGCAGGATGAAGATGCGTTTTCCTCAGAGCATGGTGACACCTGGACCATCTCACGGGCGTCAATGGAGCTGGCTAGGGAAATgtagaggatgaggaggaagcttTTGTGGTTTTCCTTTCCGACCCCCATTTTACAGTCATTTTTGGGTATTAAAATCCAGGCTCTGACTGACTTTAATGGATTTCATATTCAAGTCAAAGTTTTTGCCAAAGTCTTGGTCAAAAACCAAATTTTCCCTGACTGAAGTCTGGATTCATGTTTTGCAGACCCAAAATAGCAATGTTTGGTCCACACATCACTACTTTATGCTCTTTTCCAGTCAAAGGGTTTGCCCCTTACTGACTAGACAGGGGGCGTCTTGACTAGTCACATAATATATATGATATCTTTTGTTCTGCAAAACCGATTTTTCATGCAGACATTTTTTAGCAATGTatgtgcaatgctctatggggacggAGGGGGCCaaaaaggggtctcctggtgacaggttccctttaaaaaaaggcCAAACCATAAGAGACTCCATGAGGTTGACAGTAGACGCCCCACCAAAAGTTGATCTCTTCTGAGACATTACAGCATAAATAAGACTGAGCATAAGACTGGTGTAGAAGATGGGGGTCAGCAGACATATGGTGGAGCCTTCAACGTATGTGTGAACCTCAAAGCTCTGTAAAGGCAATATGTGATGTTTTCAACCAAACATATGCAACCGAAAAAATCAGAAATTatgtctgtatttttatgtttatggTCAAGTAAAGGACAGAAGTAATGACACCTCATGTGTTTATAGACTTTTATATGAATATAACATtacatatattttgtattttcatCATAGTCCTCATAGATAAATTCTTTATACCTTACAACTCTTTATAGGATCCGGGCCCTCTGACTCTTTAATTAAAGTGCCATATCACATATGCCTAATCAGGTATAAGATAGTCTTCTACAAGCCCACATCTACACCATCATTATCATTCACATTTCTTGGTCCGTGGTGGAGGATTCTCCGTGGAAAAGAACCCCTCCACTACAATCTCTCTGCTTCTGCCGTTCTCTGTCTCTTGGACAATATGCAATTCCAACGTCAGTAGGTTTCAGGATAGAAAAAATAGTAATTCTTTTGTATCACATTAGTCAACTGTATACCAAGCCTAGCTGTCTCAGGAGGACACTCATTGTAGTGAACGCCGGGTTAATAGGAGATGGAAGGTCCCGCGATATGACCCAGGAATGGGGATGTATCCCACAAGTGATTTTTCCTCAGGGACATTTACTATTAAGAGTGGAACATCTACCTAAAGGAAGTATTTCTGGAGGACACTTATCCTAGAACACACAAAGTTACTTGGAGATTTGAGGTCCTGACACTAGAGCAGAATCAACCATAACAGCCCATTGTACAGTTCAAGTGTACACAACGACATGTAAGGTTGACTTTTTACCCCAAAAGAGTGTTCCTGAGGGGAACTTATTATAGTGCACACCAGGAGCCTGTGGATTCTATACGTTGAGACTGGATTGGATCCTCTATCTTGGGCTAGGGTTTCCACAGGACAGCTTATTGTAGCCCACAATATATTACTAGCAGATATGAAGTCCAGTACTTCTGCACGAGAGGTGGAATATTACCCTTAGGGTGTGTTTCTGTGGAGACTCTTATTCTAGTGCACAAAAGGTAGCTAGGAGTTTGGGGGTCCTGTAATATGATACTAGAGCGAGATCATCTAGTTCAGTGTTTCTAAGGGGGCACGTGTTGTGGTGCACATCAAGAGGGTAATTATAATCCACACCGGGGTACTAGGAGGTTGGTGATCCTATAATTATAAACTAAAAATAGATCGTTTACCTCAGGTCAGAGGAAAACTTTTTAAGAAGTAGGAGGTCCTGTAACTCAAAAGTGGAAACATTTACCTTAGGGTAGGATTTCTGGAGGGAATCTATTATAGGCCACACCAGATAACTAGAAGATCAGTCGTCCTGTAATCTAGAGTGGCATAATTCAGCTCAGGAAAATGTTTCTTAAGACAATCTTTCTGTACACAAATCTTCTGTCACCCACTTGTTCCTTTACGTAAAATCTACGAGGCAGTCTCACACTGCTTCTATGGGGGCATGGCCTCACCATCTACTGGACCCCtgtttgatgactgtgctcttatTGAAACGAAttgtaagacaatggggcacatttacttacccgtcccatcgcaatccccactgtgcgttgtccgatgaggattcgggtcttccgcgattcacatagcttgtgcgcctgatttcctgcatccatcgattcccccactgaggtccgccggagttcatcttcttcttcccggtgcatgtaagtgctgatcttgtgacacaatttcgttttttaaattccgtggtttgcccgaatcagtcgggttgtccgacgtccctgCCAccctatttgtgtcacatgcaagccggcgccgatgtgacacaatccgatagcgtgcgccaacaacccggggcaatgcagggcaaaatggtaaaaagtcggaaaacccgatgaaaatgcgctgttcagacccttagtaaatgtgccccaatgtctgagcAGGGTCTAATGACCAGCAAGTGTAGAGACCATCTTTGATGACGTGAGACATGTCTCCTAAGGGTTTCTTTTATAGTAGGTTATGAGCTCAGTAAACCAGTGCTCCTGATTCTAGTGGGGGTTTTATTATTAAGTGATGAAATGGATTTGATGCTCCAAGCACTTCATCCATTTGTTCCTGTTTTGCCTTTGCCCATTAGAAATTGCTTGGAGTTCATATTGGGTcgaaataaaatgatgaaacattTTGGGAGGAACATACAGAATACTAGAGCCCAACTCGAAGATAAGATTGCAAAGATCTCCATGGCTATAACATATTGACCCTTAGCACTAAGAGTGGCTGGGATAAAGGACAACCATACACTGAGGAAGGCCAACATGCTAAATGTGATGAATTTTGCCTCATTGAAGCTATCGGGAAGCCTCCTAGCCAAGAAGGCTACAACAAAGCTTATCAACGATAACAAACCAAGATATCCAAGCATGAACCAAAATGCCTCAGGGGAGCCTTCGTTACACTCAGCTATAATAACATCAGGCTGGGAATTTATGTTGTATTCCGGGAATGGGGTTGAGAGAGACAACCAAACAACACAAAGCAACAATTGTAGGAGTGAACATACCAAGATTATCCCATAGGACACCGTAGGGTTTGTCCACCGACGGAGTTTGCTATTGGGCTTGGTAGCCATAAATGCAAACACAACCATTATGGTTTTGGCCAAAATAGTTGAGATACAAATTGTAAAGACCATACCAAATATGACCTGTCTCGTAAAACATTTCAGAACATCAGGATAACCAATGAAATTCAAAGAACTTAAAAAGCAAAGAAATATAGAAAACAGAAGAAGACAACTTAAAGAATAGTTGTTTGCTCTAACGATGGGGGTGTTCCGGTTGCGAAAGAAAAGGCACAATATGAAAAGTGTTATGGCTGAAGAAGAGACGGCTGCTGCAGTCAACGAGGAGCCCAGTGGTCCTTCAGTAGAGAGGAACTCTATGGTCTTCGGGATGCACTTGGTTTTTTGAGTGTTGGGCCACAAGTTCCATGGACATTTGTAGCAATCGTCTGAATCTGGGCAAGAGATGGAAAACAAGGTTAGTATTTTAGCAGAGGTCCTAAACAAATGTGGCCTTCCTACATAAATATTAACTTTAGAGGCCAGACCCCACCCCAAAAAAATcggcaaaaatacaaaaatacagcacccaAACAAGGGTAATTTTAATACTTCCCTTTTCCACATCCAGTATAATACATAACCCAGATAATCTAAACAACAGACTTCAGATCAGTTCCCGCTTCAACAGACAACATACTTACTGGTCTTATTGGAGATttccccatgaggacagggagcACACTGAAAACAGCAAATTGGCTCGCCCCTCTTCACCACCTTTCTGAAACCCGGAGAACAACTCTCACTACAGACAGATGTGGGAacctgaaaaaaatgtaaaggtgGGAAGGGTTAACATTTTACATTCAACTTATTATGCACTGTAAGTCAGGCTTCTTTTCGAAATATACCTGCCCAATGCCAGAAGGCCAcaagacagcagtgatattaatGGTGAAGATATTTCCATCCATGGCCGCTGTATCATAACTTCCAACCTTGACTTTCTTCATGGTCCCATTACTCCCCGGCTGCCAGTTGACAATGTCGTAGACCGCAGGGAGGTCCCCGTTTTCATCAAAGAAGACTTCTCTCCCATCACTCAGTTTGACCTTCACATTTTGGATGTAGTGTTTCAACTGGAGCACAAAAGTATAAACCATAAGAGTTTTCTacttattttttaaaatcaaatttgtttttatttaaagttttttacataaaatacaaaacagaacattataaaacattcCCATCCCTCCCCCTCAAGCGACTACCAAGTTTACATTGGATACAATTAACCAATTATATATCTCCTAATCACTTATCTAAGCgattttatttcttttcttttttttaacagaggtTCTCAATACAGAGTTTGGTAAATAgataaatgtaccgtatatactccaatataagccgagtttttcagcacaaaaaatgtgctgaaaaaccctaactcggcttatactcctgtcaagaaaaaaaactaaaagtgtactccccttccgacgcccccagcaggtcctcttccatacatTGCGACCCcagcatcggctctgtgtcccggGCCcgcatcagcacacactatgatgtcagcaagcggctgacctcTTGGTACCTGCGACGGACCAGGACATGAAGCCGATGCAAGGCCCGCGATgtttagaagaggacctgcccgggGGCGTCAGAAggggagtacactttttgtttttttcctacaggcattatattgagACCAGGGgctcgcaggctatatactacagggggctggctggctatatactacagggggctggcaggctatatactacaggggctggctgactatatactaccgtgggctggcaggctatgtaatacagggggctgacaggctgtatactacagggggctgaaaggctatattctacggggggctggcaggctttatactacagggggttggcaggctttatactacaggggattggcaggctatatactacagggggttggcaggctatatactctagggggctggcaggctatatactaaaggggctggcaggctatatactacaggggtttgctggctatatactacaggggatggcaggccatatactacatgagctgggcaggatatatactacaggggctgtcaggctatatactacaggagctggcaggctatataatacagggtttCTTTCTCTGATCAATGAAAAAGGTGGCAAGCCATGGGCCCAATATTGATTCAAATATACACATTTTTCCAATCGTAGGGATAAGTTAACTctagtaaaaaaaattctgactgaCATGGGGGATTTACATTTTTCCAGTGAAAGGCAATTCATTTTTTAGCTAAATATAGTAAACGTAAAATGTCAAGTGGTGACCCTCTAGTAAATTAAGATCAGCAACATATTCCAAAATGCATGTTAGAGGTAGTCTTGGAACATTAGTCGTATAAATCCTGTCAATTAGGTTGAAGATTTCCTCCCAGTATCTACGGAGTCTGGGGCAGTCCCACATTAAGTGAATCTGCATTGGCCACATCACATCTGGGACATCTATTATCTCTCCTACACTTCATCTTAAACAACTTACCGGAGTAAAGTACACCCTATGGAAATGATAAAGCCGTTGTGCCCCACTGAGCGAGACCTTCGGGAGAGAGTCTAGCACATCCTGCCATTGATCATCTCTTATCTCTCCAATATCTGTTTCCCATTTATGACGAAATCTCTCCCTAAGGTGGGAATAAAGCCCCAGGTGTCTCCTATTGTGCTTACCATGTATAGCACTGGGTTATTAGTGGCCTGTTTAATTGATATTGTGAGTTCCTGTTGTGTAATCATATGACGACATTGGAAAAATTGATAAAAACAAGACTGTGGGAAATAAAATTCTCTCTGTAGTTGTTCAAATGTCTTCAATATTGTCCCATCAAAAAGATATTTCATGTATTTATCTCCCCTACTAATCAATTCTGCAAAGGGTTCAAGTTTGCCTAGTtttaaatacaatggggcacattaacttacctgtccgagtcatGATCCCCTATCTGGACTCTCTGGCGatcctgcactgtgccgcgatccacatAGATCTtgagcccgatttcctgcttgtgtcgcttctccgctcaggtccccagggttcaccttcttcttcctggtgcatgtaagtgcattgtccgtgtataatgcgctgtgcggggagtcacaaagatcgtgcgcctgatatcctgcatgtgtcgcttccccgctcaggtccccggagttcaccttcttcttcctggtgcatgtaagtgcattgtccgtgtataatgcgctgtgcggggagtcactaagatcacgctcccgatatcctgcatgtgtcacttccccgctcaggtccccggagttcaccttcttcttcctggtgcatgtaagtgcattgtccgtgtataatgcgctgtgcagggagtcacaaagatcgtgcgcccgatatcccgcatgtgtcgcttccccgctcaggtccccggagttcaccatcttcctcctggtgcatgtaagtgcattgtcttgcgccacaaattcaaatgttaaatcccgcgttcagtccgaatccgtaggatcgtccgacggcccgctcccccccgatttgtgtcgcatgaatccgtgcgccacaatccccttttaaacaCTGCGCAAAACGGTAATTATCGGAatatccgacaaaagtgtggccgcaagacccttagtaaatgagccccaatatcaatGTCCTGTCCCAAAAATGTAGACCCTATAACATGTGAGATTTTTTAAGAAAGACTTGCAtgcccctcctcaccctgtaccatgtatcagccatctCTGTGGCAGTCAATTCCATAGTCTCACTAATCTTAGAGTAAAGGATACATGTTGAAACCTTTAGGAGACCTAAGTCGGTCTGGGTGTTAAAAGATCATTAGAAAGATCTTCTTCCAAATATGTTTTCTAAATGGAAAAGTCTAAGGTGTGTCAACCTGATCTTGTACTTCAATCTACCCATTCCCCTAATGGTCACCATCCTCTGAATTCACTCTAGTTTCTCTATGTACTACTCATACACAGGAATTTCACGAGCCTTGGCAGCAGCCACCTGGCACCGGTGGCTAAAGCTAAATTTGCTGTTCCCTAAGATAAGTTTACAGTGGAAAAGTACATTTGAGGATATTAGTGACAGTGATGGGTCTAAAACGTtcaatgatcttttttttttacttacctgCCAAGGTTGGAAGTGGTAGATGTCTGCACAGCTCCCATTATGGAAGGGTCCTGAACCTTCCAAGCAGATTCGCATATCATCAAGAGATTTTGCTATGACTTGAACCGAGGTATAGATACTCAAGGAACCTCTGAGACTAGACACATCAGTGTAGGCATTGTCCACCTTAGTGAGGTCTTCATGTCCtgtacagattttggtcccattAACCGGTTGGGGCAAACCATTTATCAAAAATCTGCATCCAAAAGTTTTTTCCCAAAATATTTTACTCAACGATTTCTCAGAATTCAGTGGAAAATTAGAATGTAAACTATATAAATATTCTTTAAATCCTTGTATGGTTGAGCTATGGAAGGCAAAACCAATCGTTCCTGAGAGCAACGTTGAGTATTTTTCTGCTCCCAAAATAGCTGATGTTGACCAGGCCTCGCTGGCCACCAGTACTTTTCCAGTAACATTTTGCTTCATCATCTCATCTAGCAGTGTGGCAACAAAGATATCACTGGCAAAAACAAGCACAGCTTTAGCGGTTGATGCCTTGACAACCCTTGTCACTTGCGCAATGTTTTTACCTCCATTGTTGGCCGCAATGAACTCGGTATAAGCCACACAAGCTCCGGCTTTGAGGATCTCTTCCTTCACCAGTTTGGCTCCTTGATATCCATAATCATTTCCTACAGAAACCACACCAACCCATTTCCATTCAAAGTACAAGATAAGTTGGGCCAACCCCCTTGATTGAAAAGTGTCGCTAGGAACTGTCCGGAAGAAGGAAGGAAATTGCATGCGATCGCTTAGGAGAGAGCTAGTGGAGAAGTGACTTATCtggaggaaaaaaacaaaataatggcacaaaaaaaatgtaattgatcAAAAGCTTTACAGGTATAAGCAAAATAACTCCAGAAATTACATTACAGATGTATTTACACCTACCTGTGGATATCTGTACAATCCCAAAATGTGAGCCATGAGGATTGAAGTGGTGGACATGGAATGACCAAGTACTGCAACAAGAGGTGGATTTTTTCGGCAACAGTAATTCGGTACTGCCTTGTTAAGTCCTGTTAACATCCACAAGGTTCCCTCAAGCTCCTTACGTAAATTAGCACAGGAATCATAGGCAACCAAACCCAGTGTAAGGTTTGGGAGAAGATCTAGACGTCCATTGATTTCTTCTAAAGCAAATTTCATGGCCTGGAGCTGCTGGAACATTTCTAGTAGAAACCTGGCAAATAGGGTTTTGTTAAGATTAAGATATTAGCAACTAAAAATTAGATCCCAACCCCAAATCAACAATTACGTAAATGTAAATTTATGAAAgaccttaaattttttttggttcaaCATAATAAAAAAGGCTACAAGTTGTTTTCTTCTAAGACTCCAtactatagaccagtggtggcgaacctgtggcacgggtgccagaggcggcactccaagctctttctgtgggcacccgggccagacaggacacaaagaattttcctgtagttccaagcaaaGATGCTGTtatgtgatattttaaagtgactttcttagctacttgggactgtcggaagagggagaatgtgtagaaggTCTCCccgctggccccatgattctttttgtacagagggacactggaaagaagctacaatgatgcaaattttccctccttctttctactgtgttggtgtcctcaggaagccagaaagattgaacgttgttgaagaacagggagcaatgagatactgctctaattttggttggaacctcgcgataaatgaaggggatttgggTCTGCAGTTTGGCacttggtcgctaaaaggttcgccatcactgctatagactgtAGACCACCTCATTACTTTACAGAAGACCAAGCATAAATGCTTCTCAACCTAAATTGTACAAAGGAGGTCCAAAGAGTCAGACTGAAGGACATTAAGTGAAGAATGTCCAATTTGAAGGCCAGGTTCACTATATCTAATCAACTTGACTACAAAGTAATGCAAAAAAGTCTTACATAGTGCACACGCCTTGAGAAGGTCTCTCTGTAAACGTAAACTTCTGGTATAGGTTATCGATGTGTAAAGGTAGAAGGACACCAATCAAAATATCTCCTCCAACAATGACGCCAGAGAGACTTGAAGTGCTCAACGAGCATCCAATATCACTTCCGTAGGAGACTGGGATAAGATAAGATAACAGCAGATGCCAAAGACAGTGATAGATGCGGGTGACCAA
Proteins encoded:
- the LOC140128606 gene encoding vomeronasal type-2 receptor 1-like, whose protein sequence is MVTELLNSSTNLCAKKEELKIEALHDFNSCHKRTGLINDHGCGKIQNLKILAAKTSVVVFAFMATKPGSELKKFASPWLSYTIIILGTFLQFTLCVFWMSDSPSFSEHNIDTKPGVIIVECNEGSTTAFWGMLGYLGLLATISFIVAFLTRRLPDSFNEAKYITFSLLAFLSVCISFIPAYLSASGKYTVAMEIYAIQSSSWALVACMFFPKCFIVLLLLLINSSILTHSALKIEALHFSTTVVHQLDQCLNESSADSTTVTFRVVWNLSEPPTISRNQRPTDGINHEIKMTTTRGPCHTIMLVTRIYHCLWHLLLSYLIPVSYGSDIGCSLSTSSLSGVIVGGDILIGVLLPLHIDNLYQKFTFTERPSQGVCTMFLLEMFQQLQAMKFALEEINGRLDLLPNLTLGLVAYDSCANLRKELEGTLWMLTGLNKAVPNYCCRKNPPLVAVLGHSMSTTSILMAHILGLYRYPQISHFSTSSLLSDRMQFPSFFRTVPSDTFQSRGLAQLILYFEWKWVGVVSVGNDYGYQGAKLVKEEILKAGACVAYTEFIAANNGGKNIAQVTRVVKASTAKAVLVFASDIFVATLLDEMMKQNVTGKVLVASEAWSTSAILGAEKYSTLLSGTIGFAFHSSTIQGFKEYLYSLHSNFPLNSEKSLSKIFWEKTFGCRFLINGLPQPVNGTKICTGHEDLTKVDNAYTDVSSLRGSLSIYTSVQVIAKSLDDMRICLEGSGPFHNGSCADIYHFQPWQLKHYIQNVKVKLSDGREVFFDENGDLPAVYDIVNWQPGSNGTMKKVKVGSYDTAAMDGNIFTINITAVLWPSGIGQVPTSVCSESCSPGFRKVVKRGEPICCFQCAPCPHGEISNKTNSDDCYKCPWNLWPNTQKTKCIPKTIEFLSTEGPLGSSLTAAAVSSSAITLFILCLFFRNRNTPIVRANNYSLSCLLLFSIFLCFLSSLNFIGYPDVLKCFTRQVIFGMVFTICISTILAKTIMVVFAFMATKPNSKLRRWTNPTVSYGIILVCSLLQLLLCVVWLSLSTPFPEYNINSQPDVIIAECNEGSPEAFWFMLGYLGLLSLISFVVAFLARRLPDSFNEAKFITFSMLAFLSVWLSFIPATLSAKGQYVIAMEIFAILSSSWALVFCMFLPKCFIILFRPNMNSKQFLMGKGKTGTNG